In the genome of Maribacter forsetii DSM 18668, the window TAATTAAAAGAGCTTTCTATATCTCCTAAACAGGTAGGATGGTTAGATTTTACATTGTCAAAATAACCCATATAACGATAACCGTACTCTGGATGATCAAAAATACGTCTTAACTTTTGAAGGTTTTTATCTTTGCCAATGACCACCACTCTTGTGCTGTTGAACCCTTTGGTTCTATATAATTTTTTAGCCCAGTAAAATATAACCCTGAACAATGTAAGAAGAACACATATCTGTAAATAAGCCAATGCTAAATAAAGAGGTGTGTAAGCGTAGATTCCGAAAAAGACGAAAGAAGTAAAATAAACTAGTCCGTAAATAATAAATAGTACAACAAAGGTTTTAAGATTGGTCATAAAACCATCTCTTCTTGCAGTAGGGTAAAAATTTAGACTATAAGTGGTAATCAGCCATGTTAAATTATAGTAGAGTATACTATAAATAGTATTATAAGTATCTGGTACATACATATAAAGTGTCAAATTTATGAACAGTATATGTACCACAAATGATACAGGAATAATGAAATTAGATTTCTTCATCTAAGCTTTTAGTAATGGTTAGTTTAATAGCTAATGATAGGTTATTACCGTTGATCGATAGTCTTACGGCTATCGATCATAGTAAATTTAAGTTTGATAGAAATCTGTAGGTAAATGACAACTATTTCTTAGAGGTGTACCAAGAATATACTTGTTCTATTCCTTGAGATAATGAAACGGTATGTTTCCATCCAAGGTCATGTAATTTTGAGGGATCTGTTAGTTTTTTTAGTGTTCCATCTGGTTTATCTGTGTTAAAATATAGTTCGCCTTTAAAACCTATTTTTTGCTGTATAAGTTCAGCTAAATCTTTTATGCTGATATCTACACCAGTGCCTATATTGATATGCGTATTACGTATTTCTTTATTGTCTTGGGCATAACAGTCCTTAAAGTCTCTTTGCTCCATTAAGAAAACGCATGCATCTGCCATGTCTTCACTCCAAAGAAATTCTCGCATAGGATTACCAGAACCCCATATTTCTAAATGAACGACATTATCTTTCAATGTAATGCCATACTTATCTAAAATTGAAAGAATTTCATTTTTAGAAGCATCGCCATTGACACCTTCAATTGGTAACGCATTTAAATCTGATGAGATCGCGTCCCAGTCATTATTTTCAAGCGCGCGACCCAAGTGCATTTTACGTATTAACGCTGGCAGGACATGTGACTTTTCTAAATCGAAATTGTCATTAGGACCGTACAAATTTGTAGGCATCACAGAAATGAAATTCGTATCATACTGTAAATTGTAACTTTCGCACATTTTAATGCCCGCAATTTTAGCGATAGCATAAGGTTCATTTGTATATTCCAAAACATCGGTCAACAAATAATCCTCTTTCATAGGTTGTGGACAATTCTTAGGATAAATGCATGTGCTACCTAGAAAGAGTAATTTTTGTACACCATGTACATAGCTTTGGTGTATGACATTATTTTGAATCATTAGATTCTCATAAATGAAATCTGCTCTATACGTATTATTCGCAACTATACCGCCAACTTTGGCAGCTGCAAGAATAACATAAGAGGGTTTTTCATTTTCAAAGAATTCAGCAACCTTGTTGGAATTTGTCAAGTCTAGCTCCTTGTGTGTTCGAAAAATTAAATTCGAATACCCTTTACTTTCAAGGTTTTTAACTATTGCACT includes:
- a CDS encoding GDP-L-fucose synthase family protein; this encodes MLDKKAKIYIAGHRGLVGSAIVKNLESKGYSNLIFRTHKELDLTNSNKVAEFFENEKPSYVILAAAKVGGIVANNTYRADFIYENLMIQNNVIHQSYVHGVQKLLFLGSTCIYPKNCPQPMKEDYLLTDVLEYTNEPYAIAKIAGIKMCESYNLQYDTNFISVMPTNLYGPNDNFDLEKSHVLPALIRKMHLGRALENNDWDAISSDLNALPIEGVNGDASKNEILSILDKYGITLKDNVVHLEIWGSGNPMREFLWSEDMADACVFLMEQRDFKDCYAQDNKEIRNTHINIGTGVDISIKDLAELIQQKIGFKGELYFNTDKPDGTLKKLTDPSKLHDLGWKHTVSLSQGIEQVYSWYTSKK